In Papaver somniferum cultivar HN1 chromosome 9, ASM357369v1, whole genome shotgun sequence, the genomic stretch TTGGTTTCTCCTGAGAATTGATCAAATGGGCATAGAGAAGCTAATTACAATCAAGATGATCACAGGAATACTAAACAAAGATGATCAGAAATTCAATCGCGGGTTAAGAGCAATTAAAACTCTGTTCTTCTTCATATCAATGTTGATATCACTCCTTTTGTTCTCAGCACCGGTTTTACTAGTATTAACTGATGCCATTCTTCCTTGTGCTATTCTATCTTTATCTCTCCCTTCTTCTCAGCTTAATTCATCATTACAGAATTTCTCATACACTGACTACGATTTTCGGTTCAGTCTTGTCGATATTCCACTTCTATCGATCGTTCGATCATTTATCATACTGTGTAAGAATTTACTCCAAAATCACAACCAAATTCGAAAGAAATCCATGGAATTGTAGTCTGATTAGtaagttgttgttcttttgtgttGCAGGTGTGTATTGTTTATGTGACGGGCCAGGGCTAACTCGGGGGCCATACTTGGCGATAACTACGTTCTCCTCGGTTTCGTCATTGGCGTTTGTGTCGTTGAAGGCTTCTTATGTGTTTTGTGTACCATTTGTTAACGGCGGCGGTGGCGGTGGCGGGGATGGACATTATATTCGAGCAGCTTTGATAACGAGCTCGATTGTTCTCGCTATCGGTCATATCGTGGTTGCTTACCGGACTAGTTGTCGAGAAAGACGGAAATTGCTGCTTTACAAGATTGACATTGAAGCTGTAAGTCATCTGTCATTCTCATTTGAATGATTAGTTTAACTGTAATTTTGATTAATTAAGGAACAATTACTCACCAGACCCACATCTGCACGGCCACGTGTACATTTCTTTTTCCGTTATATTTGGCAGCTACATGTGTACAGAAAAGTGTAGGTTCTTTATGTTTTGCTGGacctaaaatgaaatgaaaatggtGGGAGTCAACGGTTAGTGAGGGGGACGGGCTAGTAGGAGTCTAGGACGCATACTTTTCTAGAAAAAAGGGTGATGTCATGTTCAACCGCGTTGGCTCCGTGTTTTTCTGTTTCGTATAAGTGAAGACAATAACTGCCGTGTACTAAGATAGTTAGCTTAATTAATGTCGGCTGACTTAGAATTGCCTAAGAATATACAAGTGTAGAATTGTCAATGGTGAGCAAGATAGACAACGTTGTAACTATCAACTTTTGCTTTCGGTAAAGTATATTGATCTTATTCGAAAATTGCAATTAAACTAATTGTTCTTACTATCAAATTTGAACAGGTTTCGTCATGCAAGAAGGGGTTTCCAACATACAACAAGATTCTACAACAAGTTAGAGTTAAATGATAAATAAAAGTTCAATGATGGAGATTGGAGAGGATTGGTTTATGAATACGAGGCTAGTAGGTTGCATGTGTTATGTTCAGTTTTGCAGTTAACAGTGTGCTTGTCTTCTAACTATTATAGAAGGGCCCTGTTCGCCAATCGCCAATCCCGTCCCCAACTATACTTCCTTCCGTGGTGTACTACTGCCGGACCTACTTTGGAATATCAGACAGACTGACTCATCGACTAGTGTTAGCTGTTAAGCTTTTCGTTTAGTTAGTTAATTAGGCCAATGAGCCATCAAGTTTGTCCTTTCGTTTTACAGGCCCATTTGTaaatagaaaagaaagaaaagaattggTATTAGAGTATTTCCATTTGTACTATTACTACTGTGTATAATACAACTACTAGCTTGCTAGGTGACTGACTGCTTCTATTATTTCTCTGTGGGTGCAGTTGATTTTCGAAACactattttttttaatgaagttgtacgtgtatatatatttatcttttttagttGCTAGGAAAGAAAAATTACACTTATTAGATAGAAAACATTACAAGTTAGGAATGGAAGTTGGGGTACTGTCCAACCATTCTCCCTAATTCCTAGATCTTCTAGGATACTTGGCTGCAATATCAGTCATGTCATTATaatcctagtttaattgggg encodes the following:
- the LOC113309233 gene encoding uncharacterized protein LOC113309233, coding for MGIEKLITIKMITGILNKDDQKFNRGLRAIKTLFFFISMLISLLLFSAPVLLVLTDAILPCAILSLSLPSSQLNSSLQNFSYTDYDFRFSLVDIPLLSIVRSFIILCVYCLCDGPGLTRGPYLAITTFSSVSSLAFVSLKASYVFCVPFVNGGGGGGGDGHYIRAALITSSIVLAIGHIVVAYRTSCRERRKLLLYKIDIEAVSSCKKGFPTYNKILQQVRVK